The following are encoded together in the Limanda limanda chromosome 12, fLimLim1.1, whole genome shotgun sequence genome:
- the kcnk17 gene encoding potassium channel subfamily K member 17 yields MRLMEVCLSRLPSILMLGLLYVTYVLIGGVIFWKLEGDLGEKDIGDLLQNKKRLLVTYKCLNQEGLEAVAQVVQDASKVGLSLRGNHTSDGFWKFTSSAVFAATVVTTIGYGNMSPSSTAGQIFCVFFALFGIPLNMVVLNRVGKYMLVIERNISGFLEGKTKRRTCTRFSVHLVSFLSGAALFFIMPMLVFQQYEGWTLAQAIYYCFITLSTIGFGDFVADSNPDKAFPDWYSVLMASWIFFGLAWLALLINHSSDILERLNTHFKQRWGGQQPEEEPGSAEPENPESQVEEEDEIQKPPIPE; encoded by the exons ATGAGACTAATGGAAGTGTGTTTGTCCCGCTTACCCTCCATCCTCATGCTCGGGCTGCTGTACGTGACCTACGTGCTGATCGGAGGGGTGATTTTCTGGAAGTTGGAGGGAGATCTCGGGGAGAAGGACATCGGCGATCTACTGCAGAACAAAAAGAGGCTGCTCGTGACGTACAAGTGTCTGAACCAAGAAGGCCTGGAGGCCGTGGCTCAG GTTGTTCAAGATGCATCGAAGGTGGGCCTGAGTCTGAGAGGAAACCACACATCAGACGGCTTCTGGAAATTCACCAGCTCAGCTGTGTTCGCTGCAACTGTGGTCACAACCATAG GTTATGGGAACATGAGTCCCAGCTCTACGGCCGGACAGATCTTCTGTGTGTTCTTCGCATTGTTTGGAATCCCGCTCAACATGGTGGTGCTCAACAGGGTGGGCAAGTACATGCTGGTTATAGAGAGGAACATTTCTGGCTTCCTGGAGGGGAAGACAAAGCGAAGG ACGTGTACCCGCTTCTCCGTCCACCTGGTGTCCTTCTTGTCTGGAGCAGCTCTCTTCTTCATCATGCCCATGCTCGTGTTCCAGCAGTATGAGGGCTGGACCCTCGCCCAGGCCATCTACTACTGCTTCATCACCCTCAGCACCATCGGCTTTGGAGACTTCGTAGCAG acagtAATCCAGACAAAGCATTCCCGGATTGGTACAGCGTCCTCATGGCCTCGTGGATCTTCTTCGGACTGGCCTGGCTCGCCCTGCTCATCAACCACTCCAGTGACATCCTGGAGCGGCTCAACACCCACTTCAAGCAGCGGTGGGGTGGGCAGCAGCCGGAGGAAGAGCCCGGCAGCGCAGAGCCTGAAAACCCGGAAtctcaggtggaggaggaagacgagatCCAGAAGCCTCCAATACCTGAGTAA
- the LOC133016006 gene encoding potassium channel subfamily K member 16-like, producing MARFQLAHVKVSWTGLLALAHLTYLLVGATIFQILEREAESKNRNHFQLEKLHFLANYTCLDGPALEKFVKVILDAWEKGVNPSGNSTNPSNWDFSSSFFFAGTVVTTIGYGNLSPSTVSGQVFCVFYALCGIPLNLAFLKQMGKCLTIHLGRLKRGMISVVPHKQTVEALAVSFFFISGSLLFLVIPPLLFSYVEGWTFGEGFYFTFITLSTIGFGDYVVGTDPGKEYISLYRSLAGIWIIFALAWLALILNMGSRVMEHVVVLTHPGFKKQPEEEEDASSCKLEDTSKI from the exons ATGGCGAGGTTCCAGTTGGCCCACGTCAAAGTGAGCTGGACGGGGCTTCTGGCCCTGGCCCACCTCACCTACCTGCTGGTCGGGGCCACCATCTTCCAGATTCTGGAGCGAGAGGCTGAGAGCAAGAACCGCAACCACTTCCAGCTGGAGAAGCTGCACTTCCTGGCCAATTACACGTGTCTGGACGGACCGGCCCTGGAGAAGTTTGTTAAG gTGATTTTGGATGCCTGGGAAAAAGGAGTGAATCCTTCTGGCAACTCTACAAACCCCAGTAACTGGGATTTCAGCAGCTCCTTCTTTTTTGCAGGCACCGTAGTCACAACTATAG GCTATGGTAACCTCTCCCCCAGCACCGTGTCCGGTCaggtgttctgtgtgttttacgCGCTCTGTGGCATCCCGCTGAATCTGGCCTTCCTCAAGCAGATGGGGAAGTGTCTCACCATCCACCTGGGTCGACTGAAGAGGGGGATGATCTCAGTTGTTCCACACAAG CAAACAGTGGAGGCTTTAGCAGTGAGTTTCTTCTTCATCAGTGGCAGCCTGCTGTTTCTGGTCATCCCCCCCCTGCTCTTCAGTTATGTGGAAGGCTGGACGTTCGGCGAGGGTTTCTATTTCACCTTCATTACACTCAGCACCATCGGTTTTGGAGATTATGTGGTGG GGACTGACCCGGGTAAGGAGTACATCTCTCTGTACCGGAGCCTCGCAGGTATATGGATCATTTTTGCGTTGGCTTGGCTCGCTCTCATCCTCAACATGGGATCCAGAGTGATGGAGCATGTGGTCGTCCTGACTCACCCGGGGTTTAAGAAGcaaccggaggaggaggaggacgcgtCGTCCTGCAAACTAGAGGACACGTCAAAGATCTAA